In the genome of Rhodoplanes sp. Z2-YC6860, one region contains:
- a CDS encoding MFS transporter, whose protein sequence is MNVENEAGTARDPLNPPGRGKPIHRKWVFTVIALALLMMSIDGTIVATALHSMQHELHTSIDLAGWTITAYSLGFVVVLPIAGKLSEQYGCRRVFLGSVAAFTVASFCCGLADNIYVLIALRWLQAAGGAGLTPSATQIIVSYFRDARDRAVSLFGSIFSIGTMIGPIFGGLFVSYWSWRGIFLVNVPIGIAVVALALRYVPRDKQRASGNHPKMDVIGIALLGGGLLLGMLAVSHLAERNIHAWSPTFAASLAIAVVALWLFYHHINRTAHPFIVPHLITGPGFGTVNLINALYGGVTSGVVALIPLYASNRYGIDALGSGTLLVAQGAAAIIFSISATFALRRSGYRGPMYVGGAVTAAGMLLLAVSPLGAISPYVWLAGSAFLIGAGRGTNNPASRNAGLQLAPQSSSTIAALRTMCMSIGTILTISTATAILAGSDDPGRIQAWLFAIAGVLLLAALPLIARVPEHRGSW, encoded by the coding sequence ATGAATGTCGAGAATGAAGCCGGAACGGCCCGAGACCCTTTGAATCCACCCGGGCGGGGCAAACCCATCCACCGAAAGTGGGTCTTCACTGTCATCGCGCTCGCGCTGCTCATGATGTCGATCGACGGAACCATCGTCGCGACGGCGCTGCATTCCATGCAGCACGAGCTGCATACGTCGATCGACCTGGCGGGATGGACCATCACGGCATACTCGCTCGGATTCGTGGTCGTCTTGCCGATCGCCGGCAAACTCAGCGAGCAGTATGGCTGCCGCCGGGTGTTCCTCGGCTCCGTCGCCGCTTTTACGGTGGCGTCGTTTTGCTGCGGGCTGGCCGATAATATCTATGTGCTCATTGCATTGCGCTGGCTGCAGGCTGCCGGCGGTGCGGGTTTAACCCCCTCGGCGACCCAGATCATCGTCAGTTACTTCCGCGATGCACGGGACCGCGCTGTCAGCTTATTCGGCAGCATCTTCTCGATCGGCACGATGATCGGGCCCATCTTCGGCGGATTGTTCGTGTCATATTGGTCGTGGCGGGGCATTTTCCTGGTCAATGTGCCGATCGGCATTGCTGTCGTCGCGCTGGCCCTGCGTTACGTGCCGCGGGACAAACAGCGGGCAAGCGGAAATCATCCGAAAATGGATGTCATCGGCATCGCGCTGCTCGGTGGCGGCCTCCTGCTCGGCATGCTGGCGGTCAGCCATTTGGCCGAAAGGAACATACACGCGTGGTCGCCGACGTTTGCCGCCTCCCTGGCCATCGCTGTGGTGGCGCTGTGGCTGTTCTATCATCACATCAACCGAACGGCGCATCCCTTCATCGTCCCTCACCTGATCACCGGCCCTGGCTTCGGCACAGTCAATCTCATCAACGCCCTTTACGGCGGCGTCACCTCGGGCGTGGTGGCGCTCATCCCGCTCTACGCCAGCAACCGTTACGGCATCGACGCACTCGGCTCCGGCACCTTGCTTGTCGCCCAAGGAGCCGCAGCGATCATTTTTTCGATCTCGGCGACCTTCGCCTTGCGGCGCTCGGGCTATCGAGGACCGATGTATGTCGGCGGCGCCGTGACCGCAGCCGGAATGCTGCTGTTGGCAGTCAGTCCGCTGGGCGCAATTTCGCCGTATGTCTGGCTTGCCGGCTCGGCGTTCCTGATCGGAGCAGGCCGTGGCACGAACAACCCCGCCAGCCGCAACGCCGGACTGCAACTGGCGCCCCAATCCTCTTCGACGATTGCCGCGTTGCGGACGATGTGCATGTCGATCGGAACCATTCTCACAATCTCGACAGCCACTGCGATACTCGCCGGTTCTGACGACCCCGGCCGTATCCAAGCCTGGCTGTTCGCAATCGCCGGCGTGCTGCTCCTTGCAGCTCTTCCCTTGATCGCCCGCGTGCCGGAACATCGCGGCTCGTGGTAA
- a CDS encoding cupin domain-containing protein, with protein MILRPLIALALLASAPSVAHAQDAPRSSSAPAFKSAIPNIPGKHLVAVVVDYPPGAKSPSHHHAASAFIYAHVISGSVRSQVDDQPVKVYRAGEGWSENPGAHHRVSENASATEPAKLLAVFVLDASETTLTTPDAK; from the coding sequence ATGATTCTCAGGCCCCTCATCGCTCTGGCTTTGCTGGCGTCTGCGCCGTCCGTGGCGCATGCGCAGGACGCGCCGCGGTCGAGCTCGGCACCCGCGTTCAAGTCTGCGATCCCCAACATCCCGGGCAAGCACCTCGTTGCCGTCGTCGTCGACTATCCGCCCGGCGCGAAGTCTCCGAGCCACCATCACGCGGCGTCGGCCTTCATTTACGCCCACGTGATCTCGGGCAGCGTGCGCAGCCAGGTCGACGACCAGCCGGTGAAGGTCTATCGCGCCGGCGAAGGCTGGTCGGAAAATCCCGGTGCGCACCATCGGGTGAGCGAGAACGCGAGCGCCACGGAGCCAGCCAAGCTGCTCGCGGTGTTCGTGCTCGATGCGAGCGAAACCACGCTGACGACGCCGGACGCGAAGTAA
- a CDS encoding ROK family protein, with protein sequence MIDVGGTHIKFEVSGQRERREFNSGPQMTAKRMVSEVKRLTKDWDYDVLSIGYPGLVVRDRVVAEPHNLGPGWAGFDFQKAFKRPVKLLNDAAMQALGSYDGGRMLFLGIGTGLGSAMIVDGVIEPMELAHLPYRKGKTFEDYAGVRGIRRLGKRKWRKHVLDIINRLTAALQPEYVVLGGGNADKIGKLPRGVRLGGNDNAIKGGYKLWDKDRTGARS encoded by the coding sequence GTGATCGATGTCGGCGGAACTCACATCAAGTTCGAGGTCAGCGGTCAGCGAGAGCGTCGCGAGTTCAACTCCGGGCCGCAGATGACCGCAAAGAGAATGGTGAGCGAGGTCAAGCGCCTAACGAAGGACTGGGACTATGATGTCCTGTCTATTGGATATCCCGGTCTGGTGGTGCGGGATCGGGTGGTCGCCGAGCCGCACAACCTCGGTCCCGGTTGGGCCGGCTTCGATTTTCAGAAAGCATTCAAGCGCCCGGTCAAGCTCCTTAACGACGCCGCGATGCAGGCGCTCGGCAGTTACGACGGCGGCCGCATGCTGTTTCTTGGCATTGGGACCGGCCTCGGCTCGGCGATGATCGTCGACGGTGTGATTGAACCCATGGAGCTCGCGCATCTGCCGTACCGCAAGGGCAAGACCTTCGAAGACTATGCCGGTGTAAGAGGGATTCGGCGCCTGGGTAAGCGGAAATGGCGCAAGCACGTCCTCGATATCATCAATCGTCTGACTGCGGCTCTGCAACCCGAGTACGTTGTGTTGGGAGGCGGAAATGCCGACAAGATCGGAAAGCTGCCGCGAGGCGTACGGTTGGGGGGCAACGACAACGCTATCAAGGGCGGCTACAAGCTTTGGGACAAGGATAGAACGGGCGCGCGATCTTAG